One genomic segment of Pseudorasbora parva isolate DD20220531a chromosome 6, ASM2467924v1, whole genome shotgun sequence includes these proteins:
- the wu:fb74b10 gene encoding uncharacterized protein wu:fb74b10, giving the protein MAVKSWTRQAEETLIELWQESACLYDISSADYHNREEKDRRWKEVADALQMPAEAVATRVASLRTQYARLRKPKPSGSEIKPLTLRQRWLLRALDFLKPHIVHRRNETHLGLPSSDKVEESVEESDEMMQETDKDIDSFDSISVCLSPTPGTPDTGIPEETASYSLSPRSTTGKRRRTSESDIELQKLEVLKQMSAKVLENPPADAAAVFASQVAMEYRLLSDPVVQMRVRRKIMAVLYEAQDSERHYRHSKRHSERELKTEEDVTWINTNI; this is encoded by the exons ATGGCCGTAAAATCGTGGACTCGCCAAGCGGAGGAGACCCTGATCGAGCTCTGGCAGGAGTCTGCATGTCTGTACGACATCTCTTCCGCCGACTACCACAACCGGGAGGAGAAGGACCGGCGATGGAAAGAGGTCGCCGATGCGCTTCAAATGCCTG CCGAGGCGGTGGCGACCAGAGTGGCCTCTCTGAGGACTCAGTATGCGCGACTGAGGAAGCCGAAACCCAGCGGGAGTGAGATTAAGCCCCTCACGCTGAGGCAGCGATGGCTCCTGAGGGCCCTGGACTTCCTGAAGCCACACATTGTTCATCGGCGGAACGAGACGCAT CTGGGTTTGCCGTCCTCTGATAAAGTGGAGGAGTCTGTGGAAGAGTCGGATGAGATGATGCAAGAGACAGACAAAGACATTGACAGTTTCGACTCCATCAGTGTGTGTCTCTCCCCGACGCCCGGCACACCCGACACTGGTATTCCTGAGGAAACGGCCTCGTATTCGCTCTCGCCCCGGAGCACGACCGGCAAACGCAGACGCACCTCAGAATCGGACATCGAGCTGCAGAAACTGGAGGTGTTGAAGCAGATGTCCGCCAAGGTCCTGGAGAACCCTCCAGCTGACGCGGCGGCCGTGTTCGCCAGCCAGGTGGCGATGGAGTACCGGCTGCTGAGCGACCCGGTCGTCCAGATGCGCGTGCGGAGGAAGATCATGGCGGTACTCTACGAAGCACAAGATTCAGAAAGACATTACCGGCACTCAAAGAGACACAGTGAGAGGGAACTAAAAACCGAGGAAGACGTGACTTGGATTAATACTAATATATAG
- the ppm1ka gene encoding protein phosphatase Mn(2+)-dependent 1K isoform X2, giving the protein MSISLSRLLRCSMSVVGRSANAHPARSVCEREPTIPGVRWSSTRLDLDGSGRPATWDSFGIWDNRIEEPILLPPSIRYGTPIPHVSLSKVGCASHIGRRRENEDRFQVSKLAHNILYFALFDGHGGPQAADFCHKHMEQHLRDCLEVETDLQAVLSKAFLQVDAALAAELQIYGNASLMMVGTTATVALLRDGIELVVGSVGDSRALLCRKGKVRKLTDDHTPERKDEKQRVRQSGGFVAWNSVGQANVNGRLAMTRSIGDFDLKKIGVIAEPETTRTLLQHAHDSFLVLTTDGINFIMTNQEICDVINQCHDPTEAANVIAEQALQYGSEDNSTLIVVPFGAWGKHQNAEYTYDMSRNFASIGRWS; this is encoded by the exons ATGTCCATCTCGTTGTCCCGTCTGCTCCGATGCAGCATGTCCGTGGTGGGCCGGAGCGCGAACGCACATCCAGCCCGGAGTGTGTGCGAGCGGGAGCCGACCATTCCCGGAGTCCGATGGAGCAGCACACGTTTGGACTTGGACGGAAGTGGTCGTCCAGCCACGTGGGATTCCTTTGGGATTTGGGATAACCGGATAGAGGAGCCCATCCTGTTGCCGCCCAGCATCCGCTACGGAACCCCCATCCCGCACGTCAGCCTTTCCAAAGTGGGCTGTGCCTCCCACATCGGCCGGCGGCGGGAAAACGAGGACCGTTTCCAAGTGAGCAAGCTCGCGCATAACATACTGTACTTCGCTCTGTTTGACGGGCACGGAGGACCACAGGCCGCCGATTTCTGTCACAAACACATGGAGCAACACCTCAG gGATTGTTTGGAGGTGGAAACAGATTTACAGGCGGTTTTGTCTAAAGCGTTCCTGCAGGTGGACGCAGCTTTGGCTGCGGAGCTGCAAATATACGGAAATG CCTCCCTCATGATGGTGGGCACGACGGCGACGGTGGCGCTGCTGAGAGACGGGATCGAGCTGGTCGTCGGCAGCGTTGGTGACAGTCGAGCTCTGCTGTGCAGGAAGGGCAAAGTACGCAAACTCACAGACGACCACACGCCAGAGAGGAAAGATGAGAAACAaag agttcGTCAGAGCGGCGGGTTTGTGGCCTGGAACAGCGTCGGTCAGGCGAACGTTAACGGCCGGTTGGCAATGACCCGCAGCATCGGAGACTTCGACCTGAAGAAGATCGGCGTGATCGCAGAACCAGAGACCACCCGAACACTA TTGCAGCACGCGCACGACTCTTTCCTGGTTCTCACCACCGACGGCATCAACTTCATCATGACCAATCAGGAGATCTGTGACGTCATCAACCAGTGCCACGACCCCACCGAGGCGGCAAACGTCATTGCTGAGCAG GCGTTGCAGTACGGCTCAGAGGACAACAGTACACTTATTGTCGTCCCGTTCGGAGCCTGGGGAAAACATCAGAACGCTGAATACACGTACGACATGAGCCGAAACTTTGCCTCCATCGGCCGCTGGTCTTAA
- the ppm1ka gene encoding protein phosphatase Mn(2+)-dependent 1K isoform X1, giving the protein MAVAMLLLHLESTLAKEGHTRKFKLRFSRFYTRWHCVECEEEDCLRLLYDDGGSLLSPFHTARRTRNIPGTLPGRLLCKSNHVPELITEFFPGRGPSNIAGYVSESPRKRKRELRRQRERNGQINKTKVNIGVAFPRWKELMRSNDFKKNADVACFLLDRDCLEVETDLQAVLSKAFLQVDAALAAELQIYGNASLMMVGTTATVALLRDGIELVVGSVGDSRALLCRKGKVRKLTDDHTPERKDEKQRVRQSGGFVAWNSVGQANVNGRLAMTRSIGDFDLKKIGVIAEPETTRTLLQHAHDSFLVLTTDGINFIMTNQEICDVINQCHDPTEAANVIAEQALQYGSEDNSTLIVVPFGAWGKHQNAEYTYDMSRNFASIGRWS; this is encoded by the exons atggcggtcgccatgttgctcctccatcttgaaagtacattagccaaagagggacatacccgtaaattcaagcttcgcttttcgcgtttttacactcgatggcactgtgtcgaatgtgaagaggaggattgcttgaggctgctttatgatgatggaggatcactcttaagcccctttcacactgcacgtcggacccgcaatattcccggaacattgccgggtcgccttctgtgtaaaagcaaccacgtcccggaattgattaccgaattcttcccgggtcggggacctagtaacattgcgggatatgtatcagagtcgccaaggaagcggaaaagagaattaagacggcaacgcgaacgcaacgggcaaatcaacaagacaaaagtaaatattggagtggcctttccaagatggaaagagctcatgaggagcaacgattttaaaaagaacgccgacgttgcctgctttcttctcgacag gGATTGTTTGGAGGTGGAAACAGATTTACAGGCGGTTTTGTCTAAAGCGTTCCTGCAGGTGGACGCAGCTTTGGCTGCGGAGCTGCAAATATACGGAAATG CCTCCCTCATGATGGTGGGCACGACGGCGACGGTGGCGCTGCTGAGAGACGGGATCGAGCTGGTCGTCGGCAGCGTTGGTGACAGTCGAGCTCTGCTGTGCAGGAAGGGCAAAGTACGCAAACTCACAGACGACCACACGCCAGAGAGGAAAGATGAGAAACAaag agttcGTCAGAGCGGCGGGTTTGTGGCCTGGAACAGCGTCGGTCAGGCGAACGTTAACGGCCGGTTGGCAATGACCCGCAGCATCGGAGACTTCGACCTGAAGAAGATCGGCGTGATCGCAGAACCAGAGACCACCCGAACACTA TTGCAGCACGCGCACGACTCTTTCCTGGTTCTCACCACCGACGGCATCAACTTCATCATGACCAATCAGGAGATCTGTGACGTCATCAACCAGTGCCACGACCCCACCGAGGCGGCAAACGTCATTGCTGAGCAG GCGTTGCAGTACGGCTCAGAGGACAACAGTACACTTATTGTCGTCCCGTTCGGAGCCTGGGGAAAACATCAGAACGCTGAATACACGTACGACATGAGCCGAAACTTTGCCTCCATCGGCCGCTGGTCTTAA